The Aethina tumida isolate Nest 87 chromosome 6, icAetTumi1.1, whole genome shotgun sequence nucleotide sequence AAAAAGTgccaaagaaaattatttgatgaaCATTAAAAACGACTTGAACAACGAGAAGAAACTGTGGGTGAGTATTGCTGACGCAGTATCCCAAGATGGGTACAAGGTGGTCAACATTATGGCTGGTTGTTTGGATTCACAACTTCCTGGAAAATGTCACCTTATTGATTCCAAATTAGTGTCAGAAACCACTGCGATTGATATAGCACAAATTGTCGATAAATCACTGAATCACATCTGTTCAGATCAAATAACCAAACATCAAAGGGTGTCCCTGTTGATCACGTCAGGGTCGGCAAACATGGAAAAGGCGGGGACGATATTGAGGAACACCTACCCCAACATGATACATTTGAAATGTTTGGAGCAAACTATACAAGATATCTGTGCCTACTTCTTGGAGAATTTCGTGAATGTGACCACGTTGGTGTTGGAAACTAATCGGCTACTTTTGACCTACGAAAATCAACTAATGCACACCCAAACCCTCAAAAAGTTACCCCACTTCGAATACCACAAGCCAAGTTCGTGGATGGAATCTGCCTGTTTCTATTCCGAATATTTCGGTACCATGAAAAAGTTGGTGCACGAACTGTCGGACTTCATTCCCAACATTAGGCACCTGAAGGAGATCTGGTCATGTGACAACACCCAGATGGAACTGGACCTGATACGTCACAGCTGCACCGGCCTAATTGTGACCCTGAACAAGTTGGACCAACGGGTGGGTTTGGCACAGACCGTCAAGCTGTTCGAGGAGAGCATCAACTTTATAGAGGCTTCGTGTCCACTGAGTGATAACCTGAAGAACTATCTTGCAGACGTCAAAAAGGACATCGGGTATCAGACCATGAATGCCATAGGGAAGACTCTCGAACTCACTAACTCAGCCAGCTTGTCCTACTTCACGTACTCACCCTTAACAATTTGTGAGGTTAAAGCTTCTTTAGAACCGTTCCATTTTGGAcggcataaatttaaaagtttaaagataGACAATACTTTGTCGAAGCTGACAGCTCTTAGGCCCAATTTGGATGTGTCGATGTACGGATGAGATGACCTGGATGTGttcaatattagtaaaatattagaggtgattaaataaaattgaagaggCTGATCAAAATAATTAGCAGTTGAATGAAGAAATGTGAGGAATGTTCTGGTGATTTTAGGAAGAGTAAACAAAAGTCTACAAACATTTCaagtatttgtataaatacaaaatttataggaCATTGTTGTATCTTGGATGGACCGCTcactattgaattatttttatactttttattaaataaaatatatttgtcttcattgttttattcttaggtgtataattttttccacatttacacactttttacattacatttcacacttaatagttaattttcttttcttgcACTGTTGGTTGCCTCACTACAGGGAATTACGCCATAGGTGGCGATGCCATCTATGTACGACATTGAAATTAAGATGTCAATTTCGTCCATCTATTCTAAGCTCATtactttttgaattatttgggGAAGTATAAacaatatcaatatatattttgtcgacttaatttatttataaaattaattatatttatttctcaacattaattttatttttacattttttactgtCAATTATTGAAGAATGTACATTCCTCCAGCCAAATGctcctatatttttaataatttattaattaaataattaaaaattatggtaTTACAGtctctattaattttgaaaataattaaattatcactgtgattacattttttaaaaataaattcaattttctgacTATATGATTTTTAGATATCGACACACTAACCAAAAAGAAAATGattacatttgtaattttaattgatacataaataaaaatggttgataagaattatattttatacttttt carries:
- the LOC109605282 gene encoding uncharacterized protein LOC109605282 yields the protein MSDINSRCGVRQCSNNSSNYNGGFFKFPKDKERAVYWARLCGRDDLLTGNRNLSSTTICGAHFEDYMFSKPTKTPKRRRLVSMAFPTLFAKEEDKEDNAQSPVNIPGPSTLMNYHDDSTTVAFAEAVLALEDFMEQECSKQNKIPKDQEVTSEDDVFILELLEAFLSADIALEKLNNPVLQKFLTKYCQRTITSDILQPRYIKSAKENYLMNIKNDLNNEKKLWVSIADAVSQDGYKVVNIMAGCLDSQLPGKCHLIDSKLVSETTAIDIAQIVDKSLNHICSDQITKHQRVSLLITSGSANMEKAGTILRNTYPNMIHLKCLEQTIQDICAYFLENFVNVTTLVLETNRLLLTYENQLMHTQTLKKLPHFEYHKPSSWMESACFYSEYFGTMKKLVHELSDFIPNIRHLKEIWSCDNTQMELDLIRHSCTGLIVTLNKLDQRVGLAQTVKLFEESINFIEASCPLSDNLKNYLADVKKDIGYQTMNAIGKTLELTNSASLSYFTYSPLTICEVKASLEPFHFGRHKFKSLKIDNTLSKLTALRPNLDVSMYG